In one Lasioglossum baleicum chromosome 17, iyLasBale1, whole genome shotgun sequence genomic region, the following are encoded:
- the Sev gene encoding receptor protein-tyrosine kinase sevenless isoform X4, with protein MLATGLCVFLKVLALAGSVSALLPDDYEDRVAPVNLQEECASKCPDLDLNQNRTDDSISEGGCGVRCKIDQCTKGCGAWQRALDTSCQAVCNGTQELLPPKELYCVLGCHDALNRYFQQLKAEIGIPPAPALVADSLTATSLRLEWKGIDIERRGGGISYLVQWRYEELAETWQYCRNQSWGEDDQILVENLQPYTKYRFRVALLLKSSQHNPEPIVSAASVVIRTLAAGLPTSAPDIPASENTDHYMFQNLEPNKNYSISVTMRNGVGEGPLANIYITTTPELAVKDTQQPILILGGQHVVMKQDADMLDDPSVIYENTSTIRGVAIHVASAQLFVSDSLGYVYRTSIVKRTKPTVILSPSQANFKPLSLSVDWLNLHLYILGEVKHATTVWQIARCNLDGRGLTVAVAGFLTRPTHIEVDPYNGYLFWVTRGGLYRLDLADISNGVKHEVQPYLIVDDTNLGAFTVDHTNFRLLVPHHIQNTILSVSLDGREVINLRKNTQQPKFKNVVSLAMANGLFYWTNGEQVLIEGYHSGQNRYFHNAYPDRSNGSFVSVNVLMDASQPVPVPVNPPTGVQAVLGVERAKVSWQAPHLLGGQGKGAWQNWSYELEIKDESTGETIHQKDIAGSSHTVHNLREKSEYSIKAAAYTSAGRGPWSTEFRGRTLRDGSHASILWSANEGLLRSDVTGENIDTLIYKASLKEAETDYHIVDVSWYKDVLYIVGNNSALYRYNITSHQKTKMNIHSVGSVAVDWISKKLYWANPKQQIITRANLNGSHQEPMSILAIVKELMIDSLEAYLYWSTGHAVEVARLNGQDRRYYHSDEIFNGKQVMGLTLDTENRYVYWIVRSYESGSIVYRAPTSERIPMSHKIVPEKVSALQHPNMQGPLCYFSEHLLWLQDDRNAVIGDLSGQNTAVINGITLSGLHMVAVMDPALHRYPNSLVSETVVVLPKAVSYNSIRVEGTWRNFNISWDPVDNINYGTVFYEVKFADYINTNSNPEITTETSMSYNNSEQILPYSVLEVTVKAFTYWETAHHTRKMLRSPQSVPSEPTNPRVFIEFHKEPLSKSVDIFAIFRWNEPQFANGLIVGYTVQCWNHQDVQLCNQSLILDKLEHTIHNLLPNTTYYFQVRAHTKIGPGPYSDVINVSTIYENPVPQLLVATMDAVRISDLDQEKNDTLTQNVAVELAYLAADSKIYWINDMPELVMADLNGANASKVLTLNNSVLSLTIDWVARNLYWSESGYSENGDQIVKLDLTMWQAGILKFDTIYVSNRRILNLDILPSTGSLYWIELTKNDRGVIMQSDLNGKADQPFFNHMEDCSCPYRPSVIPVMTIDSTTFEKPVMYWISLEGHLNIADINGCTCSMVVSADFNKGLPPTSLTVDKKNLYWSNLEEGQIYCMDKEYPDDRNILQNYLPAVRSIKALGKSLQPYPTTNCLIPRQVSYNVKEIYKTGKTITVRLPQPVPHIGCEKYNLPTTLYTIHVSQCLDNEPTKCEDSDRAKLQTYEKEYTIKNLKPFTKYRLTLALSNYYADLESTGLEFGSGVVLRTGAGTPSAPENVTIQALTPTLAIVYWMPPKILNAEAVRYEVHWRLVRLNNGARQKGEQLIKNPESTADGRFFTMLEPWLPGQEYLVFVRAYPVHLGLSPDVYSQSPDKEVKMFPEPNNLTQINATVNSMYVSWSPTVNLTIKYTIEYKDVAVENWQIANNSKVEKDKVIYFIDKLQPRTSYKFRLLLRYPSCKKDFVWDERFTFQTLGDVPSAPGMPTVTKLRNSVYQLNWEPAQAHGSQITVYRVEGMKVNEINEQIDSNENASWKLYYNGTDNYWIITGDMDDKYRFRIQAKNAYGYGAWSRSSPIIDLTETTGGILAAQQHLGLVLGLSVPVITIMLICFCYFLCPVYRQRKEDKKAVLPPLVSDVELATLREIPRGNFVQSNALYASTLQNDPDDSTLPKIRREQITLAKFLGSGAFGEVFQGNAKDLERPGITPVAIKTLRKGASAQEKTEFLQEARLMSHFRHKHVLRLLGVCLDTDPPLLVLELMEAGDLLSYLRASRSLQPTDPHALRLQDLLAMCEDVARGCRYLEELHFVHRDLACRNCLVSARDRENRVVKIGDFGLARDIYKNDYYRKEGEGLLPVRWMAPESLVDGVFTSQSDVWAFGVLMWEITSLGQQPYPARTNLEVLHHVRAGGRLPKPLNCPPALHQLMLHCWSAADARPSFKVCLENIVSHRSTIEDAPLIPVHAGHYLARRGVSNMAYFADENQNHNNSGNSWKSSSSEGSRDMQPFLQNSHNGTQSGEIPKYLELLADNEDIILRENSTSGYEVPRSIHISDQNLGNVNKANTNTDLKDSIHSDSLQEQKESLTEDKEHSAKRCDKRSSVSSLNLPERKRASITSMTEKCNTLDSSKLTNPTIKAILKRDSFTSLTDHRRNTRSTTERRGSEISLEGRSSSSLSSNISLAPPTRPSSSLISSQNVLPLKNSVMGGNGESTLNDSSITKNTLPKIQRTHSNLQNGKANIPLVINSALLNLLRQTPVEDSNNIVTYTNINTDAVRVNGS; from the exons CGGAAATAGGCATTCCACCGGCGCCAGCGTTGGTTGCGGACTCCTTGACTGCGACTTCCCTGCGCCTCGAGTGGAAAGGAATAGACATCGAAAGACGCGGAGGCGGCATCTCGTACTTGGTGCAATGGAGATACGAAGAGCTGGCTGAAACCTGGCAATATTGTAGGAATCAATCATGGGGCGAAGACGATCAGATTCTGGTGGAAAACTTGCAACCGTACACGAAATACAGA TTTCGCGTAGCATTGCTGTTGAAGTCATCGCAGCACAATCCCGAGCCGATAGTCTCCGCTGCGAGCGTTGTGATACGAACGCTAGCAGCCGGTTTGCCGACTTCAGCACCG GATATACCAGCATCGGAAAATACGGATCATTACATGTTCCAAAATCTCGAGCCGAACAAGAATTATTCTATAAGTGTCACTATGAGAAATGGAGTTGGCGAAGGTCCTCTTGCGAACATCTACATCACAACTACCCCGGAACTGGCCG TGAAAGACACGCAGCAACCCATACTGATTCTCGGAGGGCAACACGTAGTCATGAAACAAGACGCAGACATGTTGGATGATCCTAGTGTTATTTACGAAAACACAAGTACGATTCGTGGAGTCGCAATTCACGTGGCTTCCGCGCAGCTGTTTGTCTCGGACTCGTTGGGATACGTGTACAGAACGTCCATTGTGAAACGTACGAAACCCACGGTGATACTCAGTCCTAGTCAGGCAAACTTTAAGCCCTTGAGCCTGTCGGTGGATTGGTTGAATCTTCACCTGTACATTTTGGGCGAAGTGAAACACGCGACAACAGTCTGGCAAATAGCCAGATGCAATTTAGATGGAAGAGGATTGACGGTCGCAGTGGCAGGCTTCTTGACAAGGCCCACACACATTGAAGTCGATCCATACAATGGATACTTATTTTGGGTTACCAGGGGCGGTTTGTACAGGCTGGATCTGGCTGACATAAGCAATGGAGTGAAGCACGAG GTTCAACCGTATTTGATCGTAGACGATACGAACTTAGGCGCGTTCACTGTCGACCACACGAACTTTCGCTTGCTAGTTCCTCACCACATTCAGAACACAATTCTATCAGTTTCGTTGGACGGCCGAGAAGTTATAAACCTACGCAAGAACACGCAGCAGCCGAAGTTTAAGAACGTTGTTTCCCTGGCCATGGCAAATGGCTTATTTTATTGGACGAACGGAGAACAAGTGTTGATAGAAGGGTATCACTCAGGACAGAACAGATACTTCCATAATGCTTATCCTGATAG GTCGAACGGTTCATTCGTCAGTGTCAATGTACTTATGGACGCGAGCCAACCTGTTCCTGTCCCAGTGAACCCTCCTACGGGAGTGCAGGCAGTCTTGGGGGTGGAAAGGGCGAAAGTTTCTTGGCAGGCGCCCCATCTGTTGGGTGGCCAAGGTAAGGGTGCCTGGCAGAATTGGTCGTACGAACTCGAGATTAAAGATGAGTCTACCGGGGAAACGATTCATCAAAAGGACATCGCCGGCTCGTCTCACACTGTGCACAATCTCCGTGAAAAATCGGAATATTCGATCAAAGCGGCAGCTTACACGAGCGCTGGTAGAGGACCGTGGTCCACTGAGTTTAGAGGTCGAACATTAAG GGATGGTTCACACGCGTCTATTCTCTGGTCCGCGAACGAGGGTTTATTAAGAAGCGACGTAACTGGCGAAAATATCGACACTCTGATCTACAAGGCGAGCTTGAAAGAGGCGGAGACCGACTACCACATCGTTGACGTCAGTTGGTACAAGGATGTTCTCTACATTGTGGGGAATAACTCCGCGCTCTATCGCTACAACATCACCAGTCATCAGAAAACGAAGATGAACATTCACTCGGTTGGAAGTGTCGCCGTTGATTGGATATCGAAGAAATTGTATTGGGCTAATCCTAAACAACAAATT ATAACAAGAGCAAACTTGAACGGATCTCACCAAGAGCCAATGTCGATTCTAGCTATCGTTAAGGAACTAATGATCGACTCATTGGAGGCGTATTTGTACTGGTCGACGGGGCATGCCGTCGAAGTTGCTCGTTTAAACGGTCAGGATAGACGGTACTACCATTCGGATGAGATATTTAACGGTAAACAAGTAATGGGTTTAACGCTGGATACCGAGAACAGATACGTTTATTGGATCGTTCGAAGTTACGAGAGCGGATCGATCGTATACCGTGCGCCTACGTCGGAGAGGATTCCCATGAGCCATAAAATAGTGCCTGAGAAG GTCTCGGCTCTACAACATCCAAATATGCAAGGACCACTGTGTTATTTCTCGGAGCATCTCCTGTGGCTGCAGGACGATCGAAATGCGGTGATAGGCGATTTGTCTGGTCAAAATACCGCCGTAATAAACGGTATCACCTTGTCAGGACTCCATATGGTAGCAGTGATGGACCCGGCGCTTCATCGTTATCCGAATAGTCTTGTATCAGAGACAGTGGTGGTTCTACCAAAAGCAGTCAGCTATAACAGTATTAGAGTGGAAGGAACCTGGAGGAACTTCAATATATCTTGGGACCCCGTGGACAATATTAACTACGGAACTGTATTTTACGAAGTGAAGTTCGCAGATTATATCAACACGAATTCAAATCCGGAGATCACCACTGAAACCTCGATGTCGTATAACAATTCGGAGCAAATTCTGCCTTATTCTGTTCTGGAGGTGACTGTGAAAGCGTTCACGTACTGGGAGACAGCACACCATACGAGGAAGATGTTGCGATCGCCACAAAGCGTACCAAGTGAACCAACGAATCCGAGAGTGTTTATAGAATTCCATAAAGAGCCTCTCAGTAAAAGCGTCGATATATTTGCGATATTCAG ATGGAACGAACCACAGTTCGCAAACGGCTTGATCGTCGGGTACACCGTTCAATGTTGGAATCATCAAGATGTCCAACTCTGCAACCAGTCACTTATTCTTGATAAATTGGAGCACACGATACACAATCTACTGCCGAACACAACGTACTATTTTCAAGTCCGAGCCCACACGAAAATAGGCCCAGGACCATACTCCGATGTGATCAACGTGTCGACGATATACGAAAATCCAGTGCCGCAGTTGCTAGTTGCTACCATGGACGCGGTCAGGATCTCCGATTTGGATCAAGAAAAAAATGACACCCTCACGCAAAATGTCGCAGTCGAGCTAGCATATTTGGCAGCAGACAGTAAGATCTATTGGATAAACGACATGCCGGAGCTGGTGATGGCCGATTTAAATGGTGCAAATGCTAGCAAGGTGTTAACGTTGAACAACAGCGTGCTCAGCTTGACCATCGATTGGGTAGCGAGGAACTTGTACTGGTCAGAGTCAGGCTACAGCGAAAACGGAGATCAAATTGTCAAGTTGGATTTAACCATGTGGCAAGCAGGGATTCTTAAGTTCGACACCATTTATGTATCCAATAGACGTATCCTGAATCTCGACATTCTACCATCCACAGG ATCCTTATATTGGATTGAGCTGACGAAAAACGACAGAGGAGTGATAATGCAATCAGACTTAAACGGGAAAGCGGATCAACCCTTCTTCAATCACATGGAAGACTGCTCTTGTCCATACAGACCATCGGTGATTCCCGTGATGACAATCGATAGTACCACGTTCGAAAAACCAGTCATGTATTGGATCTCTCTAGAAGGACACTTAAACATCGCCGATATTAACGGTTGTACGTGTAGCATGGTAGTGAGCGCTGACTTCAACAAGGGACTGCCACCAACGTCTCTGACCGTGGACAAAAAGAACCTATACTGGTCGAATTTGGAAGAGGGACAAATTTATTGTATGGACAAGGAATATCCTGATGATCGgaacattttacagaattacCTGCCAGCCGTAAGGAGCATCAAGGCATTAGGGAAATCTTTACAACCGTACCCAACCACGAACTGTCTAATACCCCGTCAGGTGTCCTACAACGTGAAAGAGATCTATAAAACAGGAAAGACCATTACCGTGAGACTTCCCCAACCAGTTCCCCATATTGGTTGCGAAAAATACAATCTACCAACAACTTTGTACACGATACACGTGTCTCAATGTCTGGACAACGAGCCTACAAAATGCGAGGATAGCGACAGAGCGAAGCTGCAGACTTACGAGAAAGAATACACGATAAAGAATCTGAAGCCTTTCACGAAATATAGATTGACTTTAGCATTAAGTAACTATTATGCTGATTTAGAATCGACGGGCTTGGAGTTCGGCTCCGGTGTAGTCTTGAGAACTGGAGCCGGCACTCCCTCGGCTCCTGAGAATGTAACGATTCAAGCTCTAACGCCGACCTTGGCTATTGTGTATTGGATGCCACCGAAGATACTAAACGCCGAGGCAGTTCGATACGAGGTACACTGGCGATTAGTCCGGCTGAACAACGGAGCACGGCAAAAGGGAGAGCAATTGATCAAGAATCCCGAAAGCACTGCCGACGGTAGGTTCTTCACCATGTTAGAACCATGGTTGCCAGGCCAGGAATATTTGGTATTCGTCCGCGCATATCCTGTCCACTTGGGTTTAAGTCCCGATGTTTATAGTCAGAGTCCAGACAAAGAAGTGAAAATGTTCCCAGAGCCTAATAACTTGACGCAGATCAATGCCACCGTAAACAGTATGTATGTATCATGGTCGCCTACCGTCAACTTGACGATCAAATACACTATAGAGTACAAAGACGTTGCCGTAGAGAACTGGCAGATTGCGAACAATTCGAAAGTCGAGAAAGACAAAGTGATATATTTCATTGACAAGTTGCAACCTCGTACTTCATACAAGTTTCGCTTACTTTTGAGGTATCCAAGTTGCAAAAAGGACTTCGTGTGGGATGAAAGATTCACGTTTCAAACATTAG GCGATGTACCAAGTGCTCCTGGTATGCCCACGGTGACGAAACTTCGTAATTCCGTCTACCAATTGAACTGGGAGCCTGCACAAGCTCATGGTTCCCAAATCACTGTGTACCGTGTGGAGGGTATGAAAGTGAACGAAATCAACGAACAAATCGATTCGAACGAAAACGCCAGCTGGAAGCTGTATTATAATGGAACGGACAATTACTGGATAATCACCGGCGATATGGATGATAAATATCGGTTTCGGATTCAGGCGAAAAACGCGTACGGATACGGTGCGTGGAGTAGATCCAGCCCGATCATTGATTTAACAGAGACCACCGGTGGTATACTGGCCGCGCAACAACATCTGGGTTTAGTATTGGGTCTCAGCGTTCCTGTTATTACTATAATGCTAATTTGCTTCTGTTATTTCCTTTGCC CAGTGTATCGGCAACGCAAGGAAGACAAGAAAGCAGTTTTACCACCGTTAGTGAGCGACGTGGAGCTAGCCACCCTTCGAGAAATACCTCGCGGAAACTTCGTTCAATCCAACGCTCTTTACGCATCCACATTGCAAAACGATCCCGATGACTCTACTCTTCCTAAAATTAGAAGGGAACAAATTACATTGGCTAAATTCTTGGGAAGTGGAGCCTTCGGTGAG GTGTTTCAAGGTAACGCGAAAGATTTGGAAAGACCAGGAATCACTCCGGTCGCGATCAAAACACTCCGAAAGGGAGCATCGGCGCAGgagaaaaccgaatttcttcaaGAAGCGAGACTGATGAGTCATTTTCGTCACAAACATGTGCTCCGACTCCTTGGAGTATGTTTGGACACAGATCCACCGCTATTAGTATTGGAGCTAATGGAAGCCGGAGATTTATTAAGTTATTTAAGAGCAAGTCGATCGTTGCAACCCACAGACCCGCACGCTTTGCGTCTGCAAGATTTGTTAGCCATGTGCGAAGACGTTGCAAGAGGATGCCGTTATCTCGAAGAACTTCATTTTGTACATAGGGATCTTGCATGCAGGAACTGTTTGGTCTCTGCCAGGGATAGGGAAAACCGAGTAGTCAAAATTGGCGATTTCGGACTCGCAAGAGATATTTATAAGAACGATTATTATAGAAAA GAGGGAGAGGGGTTGTTACCTGTTCGTTGGATGGCTCCTGAATCTTTGGTGGATGGAGTATTCACATCTCAAAGTGATGTATGGGCATTTGGTGTATTAATGTGGGAGATTACATCCTTAGGGCAACAACCATATCCTGCCAGAACAAACCTTGAAGTGTTGCATCATGTGCGTGCAGGTGGTAGATTACCTAAACCTTTGAACTGTCCACCTGCTTTGCATCAGTTAATGTTGCATTGTTGGAGTGCCGCTGATGCTAGACCAAGTTTTAAAGTTTGCCTTGAAAACATAGTTAGTCATCGAAGTACTATAGAGGATGCTCCATTGATTCCTGTACATGCTGGCCATTATTTAGCAAGAAGAG GCGTGTCTAACATGGCTTACTTTGCTGACGAGAATCAAAATCATAATAATTCAG GAAACTCATGGAAGTCCAGTAGTTCAGAAGGCAGTCGAGATATGCAGCCATTCCTTCAGAATTCTCATAACGGTACACAATCGGGAGAAATACCGAAATACTTAGAACTACTAGCAGACAATGAAGACATTATCTTAAGAGAAAATTCAACCAGCGGATACGAAGTGCCTAGATCAATTCATATTTCTGATCAAAATTTGGGTAATGTGAATAAAGCTAACACAAACACAGATTTAAAGGATAGTATACATTCTGACTCTTTACAAGAGCAGAAAGAATCGTTGACTGAAGATAAAGAGCACTCGGCAAAAAGGTGCGATAAGAGGTCTTCGGTGTCAAGTTTAAACTTACCAGAACGTAAGAGAGCATCGATTACAAGTATGACTGAGAAATGTAATACTTTAGATAGTTCAAAATTAACTAATCCCACTATTAAAGCAATTTTGAAAAGGGACTCTTTTACCTCTTTAACTGATCACAGAAGAAATACAAGGAGTACGACTGAGCGACGAGGCTCAGAAATAAGTTTAGAGGGTAGAAGTTCCAGTTCATTAAGTTCAAATATCAGTTTAGCCCCGCCTACACGACCCAGCTCGTCGTTAATTAGCTCACAAAATGTTCTTCCATTAAAAAACAGTGTCATGGGTGGTAACGGAGAATCTACGTTAAACGATAGTAGTATTACAAAAAATACATTGCCAAAAATTCAAAGGACTCAttctaatttacagaacggtAAAGCTAATATTCCGTTGGTGATAAATAGTgcgttattgaatttattaagaCAAACTCCAGTAGAAGACAGTAATAATATTGTTACATACACAAACATCAACACAGATGCTGTTAGGGTAAATGGGTCGTGA